The window GAACATCTTTTACAGATTTAACCCAACCAGAAGAATTAAGCCCGATTTGTGAGTTTTTAGCAACTCAAGGTATCGATGGTTTTTTACCAACTATTATTACTACTTCTCGGGAAAAAATTAGGCGATCGCTAGCAACGATAGCTAAATATTGTCAAAATCCTCTAGCAAATGCAGCAACTATTCTAGGTGTTCATCTAGAGGGACCTTTTCTCAATCGGGCTAAAAGAGGTGCACATCCCCAAGAATATCTATTACCTTTGACTAAAGATAATCTAGAAGGAATTATCGACGGATATCAAGATTTAATCAAAATAATCACTCTAGCACCAGAATTAGACGATACAGGAGCAATCATACCCTATTTAATCTCTCAAGGGATAATAGTTAGTTTAGGACATTCTCTAGCTACTGCTAGTCAAGCTAGGTTAGCTTTTAGTCAGGGTGCAACTATGGTTACTCATGCTTTTAACGCTATGCCAAGTTTACACCATCGCGAACCTGGTTTATTAGGGGAAGCAATTATTAACGAGAAGGTATCCTGTGGGGTAATAGCTGATGGTGAACACGTATGTTTAACTATGCTGAAAATTTTACTACGAGCTAGTAATTATGAACAGGGTTTATTTTTGGTTAGCGATGCTTTAGCCCCAATTGGATTACCCTATGGGTGTTATCCTTGGGATAAGCGTACAATTAGGATTACTGAGGGGACGGCTAAACTAGAAGATGATACTCTCGCGGGAACTACTTTACCTTTACTCACAGGAGTAGAGAATTTAGTGAAGTGGGGAATATGCGAACCATCAGAGGCGATCTCTTTAGCCACTGTCTCTCCTCGTCGTATTCTTTCTCTCCCGGGGATACTTCCAGGACAACCTGGACGCTTTTTGCGTTGGTCTTGGCATCAAGAAACCTCTCAACTGACTTGGTCAAAATTAAACTTTTATGTTCAAAATTCTCAGTAAAAATAGTCCTTGGAGATTACCGTTATTCTTAAGTTTAGCTTTTTTGTTCCTATGTGCTGTGGTTGGATTACTAATCTGGGATGAGGTGATTATCGTTTCCCAACGATCCTCTTGGGAAGTGTTAGAAAACGTGATTATCACTCTTATGGGAGAATATCCCGATAAACCCACAACAGTTTTAGGACGTATTCTGCAATTATTTTTATTGGTATTTGGTACGTTGGTATTTGGTACGATTGTGGGCAAGATTTCCTCATTTTTTGTGACTCGCGCTTTAGCGGAGGAGAAGCTAATGAAAGAATTTAAAAATCATATAATTATCTGTAACTGGAATGATAAAGCAGGGGGAATTATTCGCCAACTCATCGAGGGAAATAATGGTAATAGTATGGATATTGTGGTAGTTTCTGCTTCAGCAGTTAAACATAGTAGAAGTTTTAATGATCGCCCTGATGTTCATTTTATCCAAGATGATCCCACTCACCATGATACTTTGTCTCAACTACACGCATCTCAAGCTAAATCAATCATTCTCTTAGCTGATCAAGATACTATAAATCCCGATGAAAAAAATGCTCTCATCGCTTTAGCGGTTAAACACTTAGAACAAATACCAGGACAAAAAAAAGATATTCACGTGGTTGCAGAATTGGTTAATTTAAACTTACGTCGTCATCTTCTCGAAGCTGGTGTGGATGAGGTTATTT is drawn from Gloeocapsa sp. DLM2.Bin57 and contains these coding sequences:
- the nagA gene encoding N-acetylglucosamine-6-phosphate deacetylase, translating into MNQPVKIIQARLPGVTRLREININSEGKIESGESNNQNYQVIDLGGDWLSLGGVDLQINGALGTSFTDLTQPEELSPICEFLATQGIDGFLPTIITTSREKIRRSLATIAKYCQNPLANAATILGVHLEGPFLNRAKRGAHPQEYLLPLTKDNLEGIIDGYQDLIKIITLAPELDDTGAIIPYLISQGIIVSLGHSLATASQARLAFSQGATMVTHAFNAMPSLHHREPGLLGEAIINEKVSCGVIADGEHVCLTMLKILLRASNYEQGLFLVSDALAPIGLPYGCYPWDKRTIRITEGTAKLEDDTLAGTTLPLLTGVENLVKWGICEPSEAISLATVSPRRILSLPGILPGQPGRFLRWSWHQETSQLTWSKLNFYVQNSQ
- a CDS encoding potassium transporter; translated protein: MFKILSKNSPWRLPLFLSLAFLFLCAVVGLLIWDEVIIVSQRSSWEVLENVIITLMGEYPDKPTTVLGRILQLFLLVFGTLVFGTIVGKISSFFVTRALAEEKLMKEFKNHIIICNWNDKAGGIIRQLIEGNNGNSMDIVVVSASAVKHSRSFNDRPDVHFIQDDPTHHDTLSQLHASQAKSIILLADQDTINPDEKNALIALAVKHLEQIPGQKKDIHVVAELVNLNLRRHLLEAGVDEVISARDYSSGIIAQSAMFKNMSVVYQQLLTYSNDTNEFYFIAPGNYPQHFLGKTFQELTKLVGEHGQSNPDNPLILVGVKLANGEILLNPKPHSFSKLARDDSLIVMAFYYITRID